ATTTTTTGCGAAACTTGGGTGTTTCTCAAAGTACTGATGACATATTAGAGGAAAACATGGTATTTACAATAGAACCTGGAATTTATAAACCTGGTGTTGCAGGAGTTAGAATAGAAGATGATATAGTAGTTACCAAAGATGGTTGTATGGTACTTACTAAATATGAAAAATAGAGATATTAAAATCTCTATTTTTTTCTATTCAGTTATAATTTCAACTTCTTTACTATTTAATATCTTAGGTAACCATTTTGGGTAAACCTTTTTAGTTTCAAAATCTTTAAAATCTAACCATACTGTACTTTCAATTTTATTATCAGATATTTCAGTTTTAAATAGCGGACTTTTTCCACTTATTTCTTTCATTAAAAAATAAAATGAAACTTCATGATAAGATATATTTTCTTTGTTAAAAAAATTTTGGTGTATACATAATAGTCTATCAATTTCCATATCTTGCCCTGTTTCTTCCAAAACTTCTCTAATGGCAGCATTTTCTACTGTTTCATTATGTTCTACTGCTCCACCAACTGAGTAATAATAATCATCAAAATTATTTTTACACATTAAAATTTTATTATCTCTAACTATTACCCCACATGCTCTTAATCTAAACCATTTATTTTCTTTAATAAATCCTATGTCCATAACTATTCTCCCTTATTTTAAAATAATCTATTTCCCTTTTCTGTTTGTTCCAATATGTTTTATAACATTATTTTCTTTAAGTTTTTTAGTATAATACTTTATAATATCATGCGTTAAATCTGTTCTTTCCGCAATTTGCTTTTGACTTAATGAGCCATCTTCTTCTATAATTTTAATAATTTTTTCTTCAATTTCATTTAATTTATTATCTACTTTTAATTTAGTTTGGGTAGTTTGGGTAGTTTGGGTAGTTTTCACCTCAAATTTAATCATAAAATCTTCTGTTTTTACTTCTATTTCTGGCTTTAATATACCTAACTCCAAACAGCTATCCTTCATTTTCTCTATTCCTCTACCCCACGATTCTATATACCCTGCTCTATATAAAGTATTAGCTATTAACGGATTATAAGGTCTTGATTTATGTTTTTTCCATAAATTATCTACTGTCCAATCTTGTGGAAATATACAATCATTTGCAATATATATTTTATTTTCATACTACTCTTGTTATTCCATTATAACTTATTTTAGCTTTTAAATATTTTGTATATATTAATTCCATTGTTTTTTCTATTTGAACTAATAATGGTCCATGAACTTCATCTTGATAAATTAAATTAGAGTCAGTTTCAAAATAACCTATTTTTATATATGAACCAGGAATCCATTTTTCTGGATTTTTGTGAAATA
This window of the Oceanivirga salmonicida genome carries:
- a CDS encoding M24 family metallopeptidase, with translation MGVSQSTDDILEENMVFTIEPGIYKPGVAGVRIEDDIVVTKDGCMVLTKYEK
- a CDS encoding NUDIX hydrolase — encoded protein: MDIGFIKENKWFRLRACGVIVRDNKILMCKNNFDDYYYSVGGAVEHNETVENAAIREVLEETGQDMEIDRLLCIHQNFFNKENISYHEVSFYFLMKEISGKSPLFKTEISDNKIESTVWLDFKDFETKKVYPKWLPKILNSKEVEIITE
- a CDS encoding ATP-binding protein, which codes for MYIANDCIFPQDWTVDNLWKKHKSRPYNPLIANTLYRAGYIESWGRGIEKMKDSCLELGILKPEIEVKTEDFMIKFEVKTTQTTQTTQTKLKVDNKLNEIEEKIIKIIEEDGSLSQKQIAERTDLTHDIIKYYTKKLKENNVIKHIGTNRKGK